One part of the Candidatus Bathyarchaeota archaeon genome encodes these proteins:
- a CDS encoding DUF4062 domain-containing protein, which translates to MNQQRIFVSSTFTDLKDYRATVREAIRKLGHIDISMEHFGARDERALDECLRLIREESDFFVGIYAHRYGFIPKGQSKSIIEAEYEMASAVGLKRFIYLVNEDAPWLPSKLDDGEVKIKLRSLKDRLKADHICSFFSNKDELAAQVAADLGRELQLLSLKHVSQVTFEKDSPSSKSCDIKTIGEWNEFRQGVYEECKFTFIAHTIKPSRTKNQKFDIAIYLLRHQAQSLDSYELEDIDHAEFFLGPKWDDKIFNITNSGGIIGISVSAYGPFLCTCRVTLKNKKQLFLSKYIDFEMESVLK; encoded by the coding sequence ATGAACCAACAACGTATCTTCGTTTCCTCGACTTTCACTGATTTGAAAGACTATCGTGCTACCGTGCGGGAAGCAATAAGAAAACTTGGGCACATTGACATTTCCATGGAGCACTTCGGCGCAAGAGATGAAAGAGCTTTAGATGAGTGCTTACGACTAATACGTGAAGAAAGCGATTTCTTTGTAGGAATTTATGCTCACAGATATGGTTTTATTCCAAAAGGCCAGAGCAAATCAATCATTGAAGCAGAATACGAAATGGCAAGCGCAGTAGGACTCAAACGATTTATCTATTTAGTCAATGAAGATGCGCCTTGGCTCCCCTCTAAGCTCGATGATGGAGAGGTAAAAATTAAGCTACGCAGCCTGAAAGACCGACTAAAAGCAGACCACATTTGTTCATTTTTCTCTAACAAGGACGAATTAGCGGCACAAGTCGCAGCAGATTTAGGAAGAGAGCTACAGCTCCTAAGTTTGAAACATGTTTCACAAGTAACATTTGAAAAAGACAGCCCATCTTCAAAATCATGCGACATTAAAACTATTGGTGAATGGAATGAATTTAGGCAGGGAGTCTACGAAGAGTGTAAATTCACTTTCATCGCTCACACCATTAAACCGTCAAGAACAAAAAACCAAAAATTTGACATAGCGATTTATCTCTTGAGACATCAAGCGCAGTCGTTGGACTCTTATGAGTTGGAGGACATTGACCATGCCGAATTTTTCTTGGGACCAAAATGGGATGATAAAATATTTAACATTACAAATAGCGGTGGTATAATCGGCATTTCAGTTTCAGCCTATGGACCTTTCCTTTGTACCTGTAGGGTTACATTAAAAAACAAAAAACAACTGTTCCTAAGTAAATACATTGATTTTGAAATGGAAAGCGTACTCAAGTAA
- a CDS encoding RsmB/NOP family class I SAM-dependent RNA methyltransferase, giving the protein MLRETYTVAIETLSWMEMRRLNERSALLRTTQQLGINNPQAIRLAYSLVVETTRRKNLIDKLINAVLAPKTLGDYQQGIQAFLRLYVYQTRVAKNWGKYHLKEAENIASLGRAILGWQVMREVEPYLGFLLTRQVAPLIAEAPVAEKIALQTYNPVWFVEYCFKLFGKEQAAAFLQGNLNPPPTYIRLNTLAASEEEIQTKLEGEGIKLQRVPDLKFTYQVTEQKATLNTSPSLKAGLFYVQDKASCFATQAANPQPGSVVFDVCAAPGAKTTYLAQLMGNSGSIVSVDFSAKRMRTWQRETARMGAENAEALVADARVSVPLKGQADLVVLDPPCTSTGVFGKQPSAKWRLSTKSIQNMAAIQQKMINNCAEKVRVGGALAYSTCSVTLEENEGVIGQFLAAHPEFKLVEIEPKIGLPGLAGLTACQRLYPHIHHCNGFFIAKLQKQ; this is encoded by the coding sequence TTGCTGCGGGAAACCTACACAGTAGCCATTGAAACCTTAAGCTGGATGGAGATGCGGCGCCTCAACGAACGCTCCGCGCTGCTTCGGACCACCCAGCAGCTGGGCATAAACAATCCTCAGGCCATACGCCTCGCCTACAGCCTCGTGGTGGAGACGACCCGCCGCAAAAACCTCATCGACAAACTCATCAACGCCGTCTTGGCGCCAAAAACCCTCGGTGACTATCAGCAGGGCATCCAGGCGTTTCTGCGGCTCTACGTGTACCAGACCCGCGTAGCCAAGAACTGGGGCAAATATCACCTTAAAGAAGCCGAAAACATCGCAAGCCTGGGCCGAGCCATCTTGGGCTGGCAGGTCATGCGTGAAGTCGAGCCGTATCTGGGTTTCCTGTTAACGCGCCAGGTCGCCCCCCTCATCGCTGAGGCGCCAGTCGCCGAGAAAATCGCGTTGCAAACCTACAATCCCGTCTGGTTTGTGGAGTACTGCTTTAAACTCTTCGGCAAAGAGCAAGCAGCCGCGTTTCTGCAGGGCAACCTTAACCCCCCGCCCACCTACATCCGCCTCAACACCCTCGCCGCATCCGAAGAGGAAATCCAAACGAAACTCGAAGGCGAAGGCATCAAGCTCCAAAGGGTCCCCGACCTCAAATTCACCTACCAAGTCACCGAGCAAAAAGCCACGCTGAACACCTCGCCGAGCCTTAAAGCGGGGCTCTTCTACGTGCAGGATAAAGCCAGCTGCTTTGCGACGCAAGCCGCCAACCCGCAGCCGGGCAGCGTCGTGTTTGATGTTTGTGCGGCGCCGGGAGCCAAAACCACCTATCTTGCGCAGCTTATGGGCAACAGCGGCAGCATCGTTTCCGTGGATTTCTCGGCTAAGCGCATGCGGACTTGGCAGCGGGAGACGGCTCGGATGGGCGCGGAAAACGCGGAGGCTTTGGTGGCGGATGCACGGGTTTCGGTGCCGCTCAAAGGGCAAGCTGACCTTGTTGTTTTGGATCCGCCCTGCACCAGCACAGGCGTCTTTGGCAAGCAGCCCAGCGCAAAGTGGCGGCTGAGCACAAAAAGCATCCAGAACATGGCGGCGATCCAGCAGAAAATGATCAATAACTGCGCGGAGAAAGTCCGCGTCGGCGGCGCTTTGGCGTATTCGACCTGCAGCGTCACGCTCGAGGAGAACGAGGGCGTAATCGGCCAATTTCTGGCGGCGCATCCAGAGTTTAAGCTGGTGGAGATAGAACCCAAAATCGGCTTGCCCGGACTGGCGGGCCTCACAGCGTGCCAGCGCCTCTACCCCCACATCCACCACTGCAACGGATTCTTCATAGCAAAACTACAAAAACAATAG
- a CDS encoding DNA-directed DNA polymerase I, whose translation MASTLDKWFSQPAMPAPKAEQKAPAPPPQPQALPPSPQPEEPTVAVKPKKRERLPYPPVAPDNLPPCYFVSASYDGKQRKAVIKLYEPEMGQIYFWYDNTGHLPYCLTSIAKQEMELFERVKTHEGFDHYETEQRIDPLNDKAVEVTKIVCKDPLAIGGRPAGTIRDIIPEDFPGVFGARMQDSGAKIWESKIKYYQSYIFDRRLMPGMEYKVENGSLIQVANHAASENLTKIRGLFKDCTGEEQEYAEMWAELLEYPAPMFRRAAIDIEVYSPLASRVPDAREGICPVIACSIYSSDGDKKVLVLKREGMVMGDPALTAGLQVEYCETEMELLKKVFDVLDEFPFILTFNGDDFDLRYLAHRAANLGFYKKDVPIEIGKRVCLLRSGIHIDLYKYFFNRSVQIYAYGGKYKDVGLDDVGNALIGTPKIKLDKDFGDLSYSELAAYCLRDSEITYKLTSYDNDSAMKLILVLSRISSMPMEDVSRQGVSRWIRNFMQREHRKKGLLIPNAEDILTKKGKTSTTAVIKGKKYKGAIVVEPRPGVHFNVAVMDFPSLYPSIIKVWNLGYQSICCNHPGCKAHTIPDTQHWVCTEKRALESLLIGSLRDLRVRWYKSRAKDKTLPPELRSWYGITQGALKVILNASYGVFGADSFDLYCPPVAEATAAIGRYSITQILKHAETVGITVLYGDTDSVFLKNPTREQIEDVIHYTEHELGMGIDMEKTYRYAVFSSRKKNYLGVLEDGTVDVKGLTGKKKHIPLFIKDAFNQMKARLAQVKNPEDFEKAKKDIANIVRDRYNTLKRREWADMNDLAFHMVLGDDLDRYTKTTPQHVKAARILQKNGKEIRSGDQISFVKVLKPGNRNASAEDNAGVKPVELTSRNEVDVDKYVAYLQSTFDQVLDALGLNFEEIIGMTRLASFLGA comes from the coding sequence ATGGCAAGCACACTCGACAAATGGTTCAGTCAACCAGCTATGCCTGCGCCTAAAGCAGAGCAGAAAGCGCCAGCTCCGCCCCCCCAGCCCCAAGCATTGCCGCCCAGCCCCCAGCCCGAGGAGCCCACGGTGGCGGTTAAACCCAAGAAACGGGAACGCCTGCCTTACCCGCCTGTTGCCCCCGATAATTTGCCGCCCTGCTACTTTGTTTCCGCCAGCTACGACGGCAAACAGCGCAAGGCAGTTATCAAGCTCTATGAGCCGGAGATGGGGCAAATCTACTTCTGGTACGATAACACCGGACATTTACCTTACTGCTTAACCAGCATAGCAAAGCAGGAAATGGAGCTCTTCGAGAGGGTGAAGACCCATGAGGGCTTTGATCACTACGAAACCGAGCAGCGCATCGACCCCCTCAACGATAAAGCCGTCGAGGTTACAAAAATCGTCTGCAAAGACCCCCTAGCCATCGGCGGCAGACCAGCCGGCACCATCCGAGACATCATCCCAGAGGATTTCCCTGGAGTCTTCGGAGCCCGCATGCAGGATTCAGGAGCTAAAATCTGGGAATCCAAAATCAAATACTACCAATCATACATCTTCGACCGCCGATTAATGCCCGGCATGGAGTACAAGGTGGAAAACGGCAGCCTCATCCAAGTCGCCAACCACGCCGCATCTGAGAACCTCACCAAAATCCGGGGCCTCTTCAAGGACTGCACAGGGGAGGAACAGGAGTACGCGGAGATGTGGGCTGAGCTGCTTGAGTATCCCGCGCCGATGTTTCGCCGAGCCGCCATAGACATCGAGGTTTACTCGCCTCTTGCTAGCCGCGTGCCCGACGCCCGCGAAGGCATCTGTCCCGTCATCGCATGTTCGATTTACAGCAGCGACGGAGACAAAAAAGTGCTGGTGCTTAAACGCGAGGGCATGGTGATGGGTGACCCAGCGTTGACGGCGGGGCTGCAGGTGGAGTATTGCGAAACCGAGATGGAGCTGCTGAAAAAGGTCTTTGATGTGCTCGATGAGTTTCCCTTTATTTTGACCTTTAACGGCGACGACTTTGACCTGCGCTATCTGGCTCACCGCGCCGCCAACTTGGGCTTCTACAAAAAAGACGTACCCATCGAAATCGGCAAACGCGTCTGCCTGCTGCGCAGCGGCATCCACATTGACCTCTACAAGTATTTCTTCAACCGTAGCGTCCAAATCTACGCTTACGGCGGCAAATACAAAGACGTGGGCCTCGACGACGTCGGCAACGCGTTGATCGGCACCCCCAAAATCAAGCTTGACAAGGACTTCGGCGACCTCAGCTACAGCGAACTCGCTGCGTATTGCCTGCGGGACAGCGAAATCACCTATAAACTCACCAGCTACGACAACGACTCCGCCATGAAACTCATATTGGTGCTCTCCCGCATCTCCAGCATGCCCATGGAGGACGTGAGCCGCCAAGGCGTAAGCCGCTGGATCCGCAACTTTATGCAACGCGAACACCGCAAAAAGGGCCTGCTTATCCCCAACGCCGAAGACATCCTCACCAAAAAAGGCAAAACCTCAACCACCGCCGTGATTAAGGGCAAAAAATACAAGGGCGCCATCGTGGTGGAGCCAAGACCCGGCGTGCACTTCAACGTGGCAGTCATGGACTTTCCCAGCCTGTACCCCTCCATCATCAAAGTCTGGAATCTGGGCTACCAATCCATCTGCTGCAACCACCCCGGCTGCAAAGCCCACACCATCCCCGACACCCAGCACTGGGTCTGCACCGAAAAACGCGCCCTCGAAAGCCTCCTCATCGGTTCACTCCGCGATTTGCGTGTGCGCTGGTACAAGAGCCGCGCCAAAGACAAAACGTTGCCGCCGGAGCTCCGCAGCTGGTATGGCATCACGCAGGGCGCGCTTAAAGTCATTTTAAACGCCAGCTACGGTGTATTTGGCGCCGACAGCTTTGACCTCTACTGTCCACCCGTCGCAGAAGCCACCGCCGCCATCGGACGCTACAGCATCACCCAAATCCTCAAACACGCCGAAACCGTAGGCATCACGGTGCTCTACGGCGACACCGACAGCGTCTTCCTCAAAAACCCCACACGCGAACAAATCGAAGACGTCATCCACTACACCGAACACGAGTTGGGCATGGGCATCGACATGGAGAAAACCTACCGCTACGCCGTGTTTAGCAGCCGCAAAAAGAACTATCTGGGCGTACTCGAGGACGGCACCGTGGACGTGAAGGGCTTAACGGGCAAGAAAAAGCATATTCCCCTCTTCATCAAAGACGCATTTAACCAAATGAAGGCTCGCCTCGCACAGGTTAAGAACCCCGAGGACTTCGAGAAAGCCAAAAAAGACATCGCTAACATCGTCCGCGACCGCTACAACACCCTTAAGCGCCGCGAATGGGCAGACATGAACGATTTAGCCTTCCACATGGTCCTCGGCGACGACCTTGACCGATACACCAAAACCACGCCGCAGCATGTGAAAGCCGCAAGGATTCTGCAGAAGAACGGCAAAGAAATCCGCTCAGGCGACCAAATCAGCTTCGTGAAGGTGCTTAAGCCGGGAAACCGCAATGCATCCGCCGAAGACAACGCAGGCGTAAAACCCGTTGAGTTAACCTCACGCAACGAAGTCGACGTGGACAAGTACGTGGCGTATCTGCAGTCCACTTTTGATCAGGTGCTTGATGCTTTGGGGCTGAACTTTGAGGAAATCATAGGCATGACGCGGCTAGCCAGCTTTCTAGGCGCATAG
- a CDS encoding YoaP domain-containing protein, with protein sequence MPQNLPSSDTTIIDLTPDNIADWGVCGYKDVAKHLELQRKIAWFKQYYPLGLRIKALVSKSGGYQGMLEYIPGKYAHRPVQADGYMFIHCIFVGFKGEFKGKGHASRMLDLVIAEAKDAGMKGVAVVTRKGSFMAKKDIFIKKGFHVVDLAKPDFELLALKFRADAEDPKFKVASTADYAEGLTVIRSPQCPYSVKNVDAILETAKEMGLKTKLLDFDTAESAQQSPCAFGTFCIIKDGKILSHHPISNTRFENIIKKA encoded by the coding sequence ATGCCACAAAACCTTCCTTCAAGCGACACCACAATCATTGATTTGACACCTGACAACATTGCGGACTGGGGCGTCTGCGGCTACAAAGACGTAGCCAAGCACCTGGAGTTGCAACGCAAAATCGCCTGGTTCAAACAGTACTACCCGCTGGGGCTGCGCATCAAGGCGCTGGTTTCAAAATCCGGCGGCTACCAGGGCATGCTCGAGTACATCCCCGGCAAATACGCGCATCGCCCCGTTCAAGCCGACGGCTACATGTTCATACACTGCATTTTCGTGGGTTTCAAAGGCGAATTCAAGGGCAAAGGCCACGCCTCCCGAATGCTTGACCTCGTTATTGCGGAAGCCAAAGACGCAGGCATGAAAGGCGTAGCGGTAGTCACCCGCAAAGGGTCGTTTATGGCTAAAAAAGACATTTTCATAAAAAAGGGCTTCCACGTAGTTGACCTCGCTAAACCCGACTTCGAGCTTTTAGCCCTCAAATTCCGCGCCGACGCAGAAGACCCCAAATTCAAAGTTGCCTCCACCGCCGACTACGCTGAAGGCTTAACCGTCATTCGCTCGCCGCAGTGTCCCTACTCGGTGAAGAATGTAGATGCGATTTTGGAGACAGCTAAAGAGATGGGGCTGAAAACCAAGCTGCTTGACTTCGATACTGCCGAGTCGGCTCAGCAGTCACCCTGCGCCTTTGGCACATTCTGCATAATTAAAGACGGCAAAATCCTCAGCCATCACCCCATAAGCAACACGCGCTTTGAAAACATCATAAAGAAAGCCTAA
- a CDS encoding glycosyltransferase, translated as MNKTPLITIGIVAYNRAWIIDKMLASIQSQTYPHSSLYVLFVDGESKDGTAQHAQTMLKQSDFEGYQVIVKKCNIPEGRNICLSQMRGELLLFWDSDVIMPQDAVSRLVDSLQREGADLMSAVVRQITVASTDEIAEKIREITAPTDQPQKPTETIKAAMMGQSLLTQKLAKAVSFDEQLTIQEDTDFCLRAREQGFRLMLDPNITVLDVNMFNVAYSDICIDMSFGDALKGIRKKSKVQVYAYPFQRGWRRNFFWQYKRYVFYLLYLPALALTLYGLIAQNLIAALIFPAYALFYLALQIRRRGAGRGFRAFALSLLVGIPNALWVAVYWVKYKISKPK; from the coding sequence TTGAATAAAACGCCGCTTATCACCATCGGAATCGTCGCGTATAACCGCGCGTGGATAATTGATAAAATGCTGGCTTCCATACAGAGCCAAACCTACCCCCACAGCAGCCTATACGTGCTCTTTGTCGACGGGGAAAGCAAAGATGGAACCGCACAACATGCACAAACCATGCTTAAACAATCCGATTTCGAGGGTTACCAAGTCATCGTCAAGAAATGCAACATACCCGAAGGCCGAAATATTTGCCTCAGCCAGATGCGGGGGGAGCTGCTTTTGTTCTGGGACAGCGACGTAATCATGCCCCAAGACGCCGTTTCAAGGCTTGTTGATTCGTTGCAGCGGGAAGGGGCCGATTTGATGTCGGCTGTGGTGAGGCAAATCACCGTTGCATCAACCGATGAGATTGCAGAAAAAATCCGGGAAATCACCGCTCCAACGGATCAGCCGCAGAAGCCAACAGAAACAATCAAGGCGGCGATGATGGGGCAATCATTGCTCACCCAGAAACTAGCCAAGGCGGTTTCCTTCGATGAGCAACTCACCATCCAAGAGGACACGGATTTCTGTCTACGCGCCCGCGAGCAGGGTTTCCGTTTAATGCTGGATCCCAACATCACGGTTTTAGATGTTAACATGTTTAACGTGGCCTACAGCGACATCTGCATCGACATGTCCTTTGGCGACGCCTTGAAGGGCATCCGCAAAAAATCCAAGGTGCAGGTCTACGCTTACCCATTCCAGAGGGGGTGGCGCCGCAACTTTTTCTGGCAATACAAACGCTACGTGTTCTATCTGCTCTACCTCCCCGCCTTAGCCCTGACGCTGTATGGGCTAATAGCGCAGAACCTCATCGCTGCCCTGATATTCCCAGCTTACGCCCTGTTTTATTTGGCGCTGCAGATCCGGCGGCGAGGCGCAGGCAGGGGATTTAGGGCGTTTGCTTTGAGTCTGCTGGTAGGCATCCCCAACGCATTGTGGGTGGCGGTTTACTGGGTGAAATACAAGATATCAAAACCCAAGTAG
- the topA gene encoding DNA topoisomerase I, with translation MSKYTLIITEKPDAANRIATALDEQGSPKKSLKNGVPIYHANRGGDIMVVPALGHLYTITAQKGTRGYPVFDYRWVPRYVAERKAKHIRVWLDVISKLALDAEAFVDACDFDVEGSIIGFSILHYACSGKDAVAKRMKYSTLTEEELQDAYAHLLPHLDFRLIEAGLTRHELDWLFGINLSRALTQAAKNSSGQYATLSTGRVQGPTLRFLEEREREIRGFVPSPYWTLTAKVAVGDVAFDVEYGKSIQTEAEATALRDSCRTRQGIIVSVEAKECFVAPPVPFDLGSLQSEAYKHFRYTPMRTLSILQRLYLDALVSYPRTSSQKLPASIGYRGILGKLTRAASYSKHAAELLVKADLKPNEGKKTDPAHPAIYPTGNFAQKPLGSAEKNVYDLVVKRFLAVFGDPALRQCINATVNLNDVPFGFAAARTLREGWFKLYRPYVALKDDAVPPLAEGCPVDVKRLLVRQHFTQPPPRYNPRSLLQKMEKEEIGTKATRAAIIDILQKRRYLNGADSLSVSDLGLSVTEVLEQYCPTLVSSEMTRTLEAKMEQIERGQETKQQVLSEAVETLKAVTAALKSQEAQVGAHLSRAIADARQEEKTVGKCPGCGGKLVVLRSKKSGKRFVGCMGYFEGKCKVTYPLPQTGTVKPLPDACKSCGAPVVAVYMRGRKAWRLCLNPQCSSKAKKQS, from the coding sequence TTGAGTAAGTACACCTTAATCATCACCGAAAAACCCGATGCAGCAAACCGCATAGCAACCGCCCTCGACGAGCAAGGCAGCCCCAAAAAATCCCTGAAAAACGGCGTCCCCATCTACCATGCCAACCGCGGCGGCGACATCATGGTTGTTCCGGCGCTGGGGCACCTCTACACCATCACCGCCCAGAAGGGCACCCGCGGCTACCCAGTTTTCGATTACCGATGGGTCCCCCGATACGTAGCTGAGCGAAAAGCCAAGCATATCCGGGTGTGGCTAGACGTCATCAGCAAGCTTGCATTGGATGCTGAGGCGTTTGTGGATGCCTGCGACTTCGACGTGGAGGGCAGCATCATCGGCTTTAGCATTCTGCATTACGCCTGCAGCGGCAAAGACGCAGTGGCTAAACGCATGAAGTACTCCACCCTAACCGAGGAGGAACTACAGGACGCCTACGCGCATCTGCTGCCCCACCTGGATTTCCGGCTTATCGAGGCGGGGCTAACCCGGCATGAACTGGACTGGCTCTTTGGCATAAACCTCTCCCGCGCCCTCACCCAAGCCGCCAAAAACAGCAGCGGACAATACGCCACCTTAAGCACGGGCCGGGTGCAGGGACCGACATTGAGGTTTTTAGAGGAGCGAGAACGGGAAATCCGAGGGTTTGTGCCCTCGCCTTACTGGACCCTCACCGCGAAGGTAGCTGTGGGCGACGTGGCTTTTGATGTGGAATATGGCAAATCCATCCAAACCGAGGCGGAGGCAACCGCGCTGCGGGACAGCTGCAGAACCAGGCAGGGCATAATCGTGTCGGTGGAGGCTAAGGAGTGCTTTGTGGCGCCGCCGGTGCCCTTTGACCTTGGCAGCCTGCAAAGCGAAGCCTACAAGCATTTCCGCTACACCCCCATGCGCACGCTGAGCATTCTTCAGCGGCTATACCTTGATGCGCTGGTTTCTTATCCCCGGACCAGCAGCCAAAAGCTCCCAGCGTCCATCGGCTATCGGGGCATACTGGGGAAACTAACCCGAGCCGCCAGCTACAGCAAACACGCCGCTGAACTGCTCGTTAAAGCGGACCTCAAGCCTAATGAGGGCAAAAAAACCGACCCGGCTCACCCAGCTATCTACCCCACAGGCAACTTTGCACAGAAACCCCTAGGGTCAGCAGAGAAAAATGTTTACGACCTGGTGGTTAAGCGGTTTCTAGCGGTTTTCGGCGACCCCGCATTGCGCCAATGCATCAACGCCACCGTAAACCTCAACGATGTCCCCTTCGGCTTTGCGGCGGCGCGGACGCTTCGGGAAGGCTGGTTTAAGCTTTACAGGCCCTATGTTGCACTGAAAGATGATGCGGTGCCGCCTTTAGCTGAGGGATGCCCCGTGGATGTTAAGCGCCTATTGGTCAGGCAGCATTTTACGCAGCCGCCGCCCCGATATAACCCCCGAAGCCTCCTCCAGAAGATGGAGAAGGAGGAAATCGGAACCAAAGCCACGCGGGCAGCCATCATCGACATACTGCAGAAGCGCCGCTACCTAAACGGAGCCGACAGCCTATCCGTCAGCGATTTAGGGCTCTCAGTCACGGAGGTTCTAGAACAATATTGCCCAACGTTGGTTTCCTCTGAGATGACGCGGACGCTGGAGGCAAAGATGGAGCAGATTGAGAGGGGCCAAGAAACCAAGCAGCAGGTGCTTTCAGAGGCCGTGGAAACCCTCAAAGCAGTCACTGCCGCCCTTAAAAGCCAAGAGGCACAGGTCGGAGCCCACCTAAGCAGGGCAATCGCGGATGCCCGCCAAGAGGAAAAAACCGTTGGGAAATGCCCCGGGTGCGGTGGGAAACTGGTTGTTTTGCGTTCCAAAAAAAGCGGGAAGCGGTTTGTAGGCTGCATGGGCTATTTCGAGGGCAAATGCAAGGTGACTTATCCGCTGCCGCAGACGGGGACGGTTAAGCCGTTGCCTGATGCCTGCAAAAGCTGCGGTGCACCCGTCGTGGCGGTGTATATGCGGGGGCGCAAAGCATGGCGGCTATGCCTTAATCCCCAGTGTTCCTCGAAGGCGAAAAAGCAGTCCTGA
- a CDS encoding CDP-2,3-bis-(O-geranylgeranyl)-sn-glycerol synthase → MDVALIVAQALIFIFPAYCANGTPVLAGGGKKMDFGRNFVDGKRVFGNNKTWRGFFFGWLVGVGVGLAEGAVFGFDNYPVAFALLIPLGALLGDLTGAFIKRRLDIAPGGLLPVVDQVDFVVGAVVFSLPLALAGWAGVNWAVAITVLLITPPIHLFTNYLAYKLKLKKNPW, encoded by the coding sequence ATGGATGTTGCCCTCATAGTCGCGCAAGCCCTCATATTCATTTTCCCCGCTTATTGCGCCAACGGCACCCCCGTTCTGGCAGGCGGCGGCAAAAAGATGGATTTCGGCAGAAACTTTGTCGACGGCAAACGGGTCTTCGGCAACAACAAAACCTGGCGCGGCTTCTTCTTCGGTTGGCTGGTGGGCGTAGGCGTCGGCTTAGCGGAGGGCGCAGTTTTCGGTTTTGACAACTACCCCGTTGCCTTTGCCTTGCTGATTCCCCTCGGTGCCTTGCTTGGCGACTTAACGGGTGCATTCATAAAGAGACGCCTCGACATTGCACCCGGCGGGTTGTTGCCTGTCGTGGATCAGGTTGACTTCGTGGTGGGCGCCGTGGTGTTTTCTTTGCCGCTGGCTCTGGCAGGTTGGGCTGGCGTGAACTGGGCAGTGGCCATAACGGTTCTTTTGATTACTCCGCCGATTCACTTGTTCACTAATTACTTAGCGTATAAGCTTAAGCTGAAAAAGAACCCCTGGTAG
- a CDS encoding AAA family ATPase has product MAQTATGIECIDNALGGGIQPQTITLIYGEPETGKSTLAMQCALHAAMQNRKVLYVDCDNTFSAKRLSQLAGDRFDAVAERIVLVKPRDFREQTAVVDHIEDYTVNVGLIVIDTFTSLYSAQAAAHAKAYSVNRELNRQLAILAQTVKTRRIPLILTSQVRSIMNEENESVRPVATRVLKFWADLIIALKPTEYPPAIKVTLEKAPQLVAQNICYIQIGEVGIRDTQFPKYG; this is encoded by the coding sequence ATGGCGCAAACAGCAACGGGCATAGAATGCATCGACAACGCCTTAGGCGGAGGCATCCAGCCCCAAACCATCACCCTAATCTATGGAGAACCCGAAACCGGCAAATCCACGCTGGCCATGCAATGCGCCCTCCACGCCGCCATGCAAAACCGAAAAGTGCTCTATGTGGACTGCGATAACACTTTTTCGGCAAAGCGGCTCTCGCAGCTTGCAGGTGACAGATTCGATGCGGTGGCCGAGCGGATTGTGCTGGTTAAGCCCCGGGACTTCCGGGAGCAAACCGCCGTGGTAGATCACATTGAAGACTACACTGTCAACGTGGGCTTAATCGTGATTGACACTTTCACTTCGCTCTACAGCGCCCAAGCCGCCGCCCACGCCAAAGCCTACAGTGTGAACCGTGAACTTAATCGGCAGCTGGCGATTTTGGCGCAGACCGTGAAAACCCGCCGTATCCCCCTTATCTTAACCAGCCAGGTCCGCAGTATAATGAATGAGGAAAACGAAAGCGTCCGCCCCGTTGCCACGCGTGTCCTCAAGTTCTGGGCTGACCTAATAATCGCGCTTAAACCCACCGAGTATCCTCCAGCAATCAAAGTGACCCTTGAGAAGGCTCCACAGCTTGTGGCTCAAAACATATGCTACATACAAATAGGGGAAGTCGGAATAAGAGATACACAATTCCCAAAGTACGGTTGA